TTGACTACAATAGACGTTTGTTTGAGTTCCCGTAGCCTCCCTGTTGACTGTGTAACCGCTCTGCTGTTGTTATCAGGCTGATCTCTGTCCCCAGTCCAGTCCCTGTACTCAGAGGGCTGATTGCACCACAGAAACACCTCCATTATGTACATGTTTCAAATTCTTGTAGTGACAGCAGGTTTGCTTTTAACTTCTATTTAGTCAGTAGGGTTTTCAGCTTTCCACCTTTTCATGCAGGTGAAGTTATTGTGCAGGCCAGAAATGATAACTTGGTGAATTGTGTCGGCCTCTTGCACGGTTTGCCCCTTTGGACCGGAACATAATCCTCCAACTCTAGTTAAAGTTCACAAGCATTGTGTCAATCCTTAGCCATGGTTCCACTGCAATTAATCTGTGAGCAGAAAGACATCAGGACTGATTGTGAAGGTCTGCTTTAAGGATAGAGATGACACACGGCAAGAGGAGACGAAAGGGTAAGAATATAATTTAGTTTCAGTGAAGGTCATTTTGGCTAAATCAGAATCAAAACAGTCTTTTACCTTCCTAAATATCTGCCACTTGTTGGTGTATTATAGCGAGGATAGTTTTTTTGCCTCCGAGTGCGGCCCCTGATGGTGCTGCCATAATGGACTGCTGTTTGGCTCGGGGCCCTCTCATGAAAGAGTCTTTCTGCTCTTGTGCCCCTTTCGAAGAAATGCAGCCACGTTTAGGCCACAGAGTATGAAGCTCCTGAGGCCGAGTTTAGAGGTCCCTGGAATTTGGTTAGGAGCAGATTGCACACATTTCTACTCTACACAGCCTGGCGGTTACCCCTCAAGTGTAGACAGACAAGGTCTCATTAGTTTGTGTGTTTAGGCAAATATCGGTTGGATTTCTGAGACCTTTCTGGCTGCAACATTACATAACTCCGCACAGTCAGTTATGTAAAGTTAAATGAAAATTTAATTTGCCTAACTAAACTAGGGCCCCAACTaacaattcattttattatttattattcttcTGATATTGTTCTTGAAACTAATCCACTAATCACTTGGTTAATTATAAGTcaggaaaaaagtgaaaaatgcccCTGACAATTCCTAGAGCCCGGAGTGACAtaattaaatgtcttgttttatccgaccaacagtccaaaagctgagttttcatattcaataataatgctgcaactaacaattatttgttattatacaATTATATGTTTATCTTTTGATTAACAGTTTGGCCTGTAAAATGCCGCAAAATTCAAATAATTGTTAAAACGTGCTTGCTTAATATGAATATGTCATTGACTTAAATGagtaattgattatcaaaatggtTGGTGAAtcattttctgtttattttatcattaatatatgtatatgtacaacTGAGAGCAGTGCTTGTGCCGGTGGTTTGTGCTGGACTAGCTGGCTGTTCCTACTTTTACCTGTTCACAGCGGCCCTCCCTTCCTTGTCACTGAACGGGCTCCTCCCAGCCTCCACGTTGACGATCACCATGGTTGCCACTTAATATTCACCCAACCTACAACAGAGCTACTTCCTGCTTCTTGTCATGTAGCCTTTAACCCGGCATACACTCACTTGTGTGAGCTCTTaagcacatttaaaatacaggctTAAATGAATGATCTGCCTGCATACACAGGATTTGATTGTTGAAGAGAGTCTGCTTATGGAGAGTATGTGAGTTTAAACacttaaatgtcttgttttaggCCGGACCAGAGTATGTTTGAAAGAAACTTTGTCTTCAGATCgtttacattgtttaaagatgttttttttttattgaattggatttttactttcttactttatttttaacatttaaaaaaagtctatataCGGTATACAAACAGTGTAGTGAAGGATAAAGGAACAAGCCCTTCGGTTTAGTTTTGGTATTTTCTCACAGGGCAAAGCAGGTTTAGCAGCTATTTCCTGTCAGCTGAAACTCTGCAGCTCTAAATTCCAGCTGTATGTGTACAGCTCAATTTATGAATTGTTCCTTATAAAAAACCTATCCTGTATAATCTCAATGGGGACCTGTATTTGAGGGCAAAATAACCATATTAAAGCGAGACCATGTCactttttaaagaacaaaaaacacactccttcttttacaaatgaaaagttgaattcataagcaataaaacacaccacacctcACTTGAATACACTCAGGGCTTCTGCTGCTACATCTTTACTTAGTCTGATATTACCAGGAGATTTGGTTGCTAAACGTTAACAACAACTGAAAGTTAACAACCTTTAGATAGATATTGCTCTGCAAGGGATATTACTGTGCCGGTTTTGACATTCTGACTCTTCTCCACTGCTATTGTTACCCTATGTTTTAGAATATACCAGTATCCCGTCACTTGGGACTACAATGGCTACTGTTTACAAAAGTTCTTACTTTAAAGGGATCGATTGtaacagacaaacaacaaacacataggACCTGAGACACAGGACCTCCTCTCTACCAATGAAAACCTGAGAAGaggacaaaatacacaaatgagACAAAACGTAGCAGATGAAATGTTGCATAAGCACACCATTCACACAGATACGGAAGAAGGAAACAAACACAcccaaagggagagagagacaacatggacaacatgcaCACAGGGCAAAGTgagaatattttgtttttgtttacaggGAAGATTTTGATGTGGAAAAAtactcaaatttttttttttttacacatttatagcatgtaaaaagagatatatttgtaattaattaatttttgttgtgcctttttaaattgtgaaaatgaCTTTGGAAGAGGCGTTTGAAGGAACCATACATGAGAGAAAAGAACATTCCCACACACTGTCCTGTTTACCTGcaataaaccttatttttttataagttCAATTAAAGTTTATTGCATATAAATAGGACAGTGTGCGaggaatttcttttctttcacctaTGGTAATTTCCTCCTCCTGTCCAtaagatatatgtatataagaGCCTTCATAGTCAAGAAACCATACAGgacatttttaagaaaaatgttAATGGTTTTGCTGTTGATTTAATAAAAGGAGAACAAAATTGACCTACTTCTAGAGCTATGGGGGCACCTTAAATAAAAGCTATTAAAGACTAGTAGAAACTGTAATCCATCACTCATTCAGTCAGTTTTTTGTTGTACAAGTGGGCCTGACTTAccatctctctctatttctctttaGGTCTCGCTCGGCCTCCGTCCTCCATGCCTGCTCCTGCAGGCTTCACCCGACTGGAGCAGAATGAGCCTTTGAACACTCTACGGATCTCTGTCGGAGGACTCCCTATGTTGGCTTCCATGGCCAACACCACTGACCCTCGTTTCCGCCTTAAATGGAGGCCCATTGTGGCAGTGGCCTTCTCCCTGGCTGTGCTTATCCTGCTCTTCATCCACTTAAGCATGGGTTTGCGCTCCCACTCTTACGACTCACCCAGCTGGAGAGCCATGCACAGTGACGCCCAGTGGTCCGATTCCCATTACAACGACACCTACCCTCTCAGTCGACCGGAGCAAACGCCACGGGGCACCCGCTACCGCATTGGGGTCATTGCCGATCTGGACACAAGTTCTCGTAGTGACAAAAAGCTGACGTGGTTCAGCTACATGCGACGGGGGCACCTGTTGGTGTCCCAAAGTGGTGACAAGGTAGCAGTTGAATGGGATGCGGACAGGGTGGTGCTTGAAAGCCACCTTTCGGAGAAGGGCAGGGGTATGGAGCTGTCTGAGCTGGTGGTGTTCAACGGGAAGCTCTACAGCGTCGATGACAGGACGGGCATCGTCTACCAAATTGATGGTGACAAGATTGTGCCCTGGGTCATCTTACCCGACGGTGACGGCAGCGTTGCCAAAGGTCTGCGTTACCCTCCACTCATACATGTGCTTTCCATTTTGTGATACTTTAGACTTCTACTCCACTTCATTTCacagggaaatattgtactttttaccccaccgacagttttgttgtcattacttagaattcctcatgggagtGGCAGAAACTACACACCATAGCTTTAAACATTGAGATATCCGTATTAACAATCATATAATCTAAACACATAATAATACTTCAATGAAACATCCATTTTTCTACATTCTTAGTGCTTGACTAATGCTTTAAGTATCTACTGATAATACTTTTGTAGTTTTACTTAAATGCCGAACTGTtgcttgtaatggagtatttttatgTGCTTACTTGGTACCTATGTACTTTCTCCTGAAAGGGTTCAAAGCCGAGTGGCTGGCGGTCAAGGACAAGCACCTGTATGTCGGCGGTCTGGGGAAAGAGTGGACCACCACTCAAGGCGAGTTTGTCAACAACAACCCAGAGTGGGTCAAAGTAGTGGGCTTCCGAGGGGATGTACAACATGAGAACTGGGTTCCCAAGTACAAATCCCTCAAGTCCGCTGCAGGGATACAGCCTCCAGGTGAGCATGTAAATCTGGTCTCGCTTaccattgcttttattttatttcccttttgtttaCGGTATTCCCCTGAATCTCCGCAGGGTATCTCATCCACGAGTCAGCAGCGTGGAGCGACATCCTGCAGCGCTGGTTTTTCCTCCCTCGCCGCGCCAGCAAGGAGCGCTACGAGGAGACTGCCGACGAGCGTCGAGGCACGAACCTCGTCCTTAGCTGCTCGCCAGATTTCAAGGACATCATTGTAAGTCGAGTGGGACCACTTAACCGCACTCACGGATTCTCTTCCTTCAAGTTTGTCCCCAATACAGATGACCAGATCATCCTGGCTCTCAAGTCAGAGGAAGACGCCGGAAAGATTGCCACGTACGTCACGGCCTTCACGCTTGACGGACGCATCCTTTTACCTGAAACCAAGATCGGGGATGTAAAATATGAGGGCTTGGAGTTCATATAGACTGAAAGACTCCTTCTTGAGGCCACTGcactgttgttttattt
The nucleotide sequence above comes from Etheostoma spectabile isolate EspeVRDwgs_2016 chromosome 15, UIUC_Espe_1.0, whole genome shotgun sequence. Encoded proteins:
- the LOC116702564 gene encoding soluble calcium-activated nucleotidase 1 isoform X2, which codes for MTHGKRRRKGLARPPSSMPAPAGFTRLEQNEPLNTLRISVGGLPMLASMANTTDPRFRLKWRPIVAVAFSLAVLILLFIHLSMGLRSHSYDSPSWRAMHSDAQWSDSHYNDTYPLSRPEQTPRGTRYRIGVIADLDTSSRSDKKLTWFSYMRRGHLLVSQSGDKVAVEWDADRVVLESHLSEKGRGMELSELVVFNGKLYSVDDRTGIVYQIDGDKIVPWVILPDGDGSVAKGFKAEWLAVKDKHLYVGGLGKEWTTTQGEFVNNNPEWVKVVGFRGDVQHENWVPKYKSLKSAAGIQPPGYLIHESAAWSDILQRWFFLPRRASKERYEETADERRGTNLVLSCSPDFKDIIVSRVGPLNRTHGFSSFKFVPNTDDQIILALKSEEDAGKIATYVTAFTLDGRILLPETKIGDVKYEGLEFI
- the LOC116702564 gene encoding soluble calcium-activated nucleotidase 1 isoform X1, which codes for MICLHTQDLIVEESLLMESLARPPSSMPAPAGFTRLEQNEPLNTLRISVGGLPMLASMANTTDPRFRLKWRPIVAVAFSLAVLILLFIHLSMGLRSHSYDSPSWRAMHSDAQWSDSHYNDTYPLSRPEQTPRGTRYRIGVIADLDTSSRSDKKLTWFSYMRRGHLLVSQSGDKVAVEWDADRVVLESHLSEKGRGMELSELVVFNGKLYSVDDRTGIVYQIDGDKIVPWVILPDGDGSVAKGFKAEWLAVKDKHLYVGGLGKEWTTTQGEFVNNNPEWVKVVGFRGDVQHENWVPKYKSLKSAAGIQPPGYLIHESAAWSDILQRWFFLPRRASKERYEETADERRGTNLVLSCSPDFKDIIVSRVGPLNRTHGFSSFKFVPNTDDQIILALKSEEDAGKIATYVTAFTLDGRILLPETKIGDVKYEGLEFI
- the LOC116702564 gene encoding soluble calcium-activated nucleotidase 1 isoform X3 — translated: MDNMHTGQSLARPPSSMPAPAGFTRLEQNEPLNTLRISVGGLPMLASMANTTDPRFRLKWRPIVAVAFSLAVLILLFIHLSMGLRSHSYDSPSWRAMHSDAQWSDSHYNDTYPLSRPEQTPRGTRYRIGVIADLDTSSRSDKKLTWFSYMRRGHLLVSQSGDKVAVEWDADRVVLESHLSEKGRGMELSELVVFNGKLYSVDDRTGIVYQIDGDKIVPWVILPDGDGSVAKGFKAEWLAVKDKHLYVGGLGKEWTTTQGEFVNNNPEWVKVVGFRGDVQHENWVPKYKSLKSAAGIQPPGYLIHESAAWSDILQRWFFLPRRASKERYEETADERRGTNLVLSCSPDFKDIIVSRVGPLNRTHGFSSFKFVPNTDDQIILALKSEEDAGKIATYVTAFTLDGRILLPETKIGDVKYEGLEFI
- the LOC116702564 gene encoding soluble calcium-activated nucleotidase 1 isoform X4, with amino-acid sequence MPAPAGFTRLEQNEPLNTLRISVGGLPMLASMANTTDPRFRLKWRPIVAVAFSLAVLILLFIHLSMGLRSHSYDSPSWRAMHSDAQWSDSHYNDTYPLSRPEQTPRGTRYRIGVIADLDTSSRSDKKLTWFSYMRRGHLLVSQSGDKVAVEWDADRVVLESHLSEKGRGMELSELVVFNGKLYSVDDRTGIVYQIDGDKIVPWVILPDGDGSVAKGFKAEWLAVKDKHLYVGGLGKEWTTTQGEFVNNNPEWVKVVGFRGDVQHENWVPKYKSLKSAAGIQPPGYLIHESAAWSDILQRWFFLPRRASKERYEETADERRGTNLVLSCSPDFKDIIVSRVGPLNRTHGFSSFKFVPNTDDQIILALKSEEDAGKIATYVTAFTLDGRILLPETKIGDVKYEGLEFI